Proteins co-encoded in one Kutzneria chonburiensis genomic window:
- the menC gene encoding o-succinylbenzoate synthase, whose translation MKISGVELLRLRMPLVSPFRTSFGTQEAREILVLRVITPTAEGWGECGALLDPVYSSEYVNGVADVLRTYLVPTLLRAGDISAHQVAPLLAKFKGHRMAKAALETAVLDAELRAHDMPLSVALGSTKDSVDCGVSVGIMDSVPQLLDAVAGYLDEGYVRIKLKIEPGWDVEPVRAVRERFDDDVLLQVDANTAYTLADTQRLAQLDPFNLLLIEQPLDEEDVLGHAELARHIRTPICLDESIVSAQSAAAAIKVGACRIVNIKPSRVGGYLEARRIHDVCEANGVPVWCGGMLETGIGRAANVALAALPGFTLPGDTSGSSRYYRTDITEPFVLVNGQLPVPAGPGIGVTPIPERLAEVTTAREFVRADEFAG comes from the coding sequence GTGAAGATCAGTGGCGTTGAGCTGCTGCGGCTGCGGATGCCGCTGGTGTCGCCGTTCCGCACGTCCTTCGGCACGCAGGAAGCACGGGAGATCCTCGTGCTGCGCGTGATCACGCCGACGGCCGAGGGCTGGGGCGAATGCGGCGCGCTGCTCGACCCGGTCTACTCCTCCGAATATGTCAACGGCGTGGCGGACGTGCTGCGGACCTACCTCGTCCCGACTTTGCTGCGCGCGGGCGACATCTCCGCGCATCAGGTCGCGCCGCTGCTGGCGAAGTTCAAGGGCCACCGGATGGCCAAGGCCGCCCTGGAAACCGCCGTCCTCGACGCGGAACTCCGCGCGCACGACATGCCCCTTTCGGTCGCGCTCGGGTCCACAAAGGACTCTGTGGACTGCGGGGTGTCGGTCGGCATCATGGATTCCGTGCCGCAGCTGCTCGACGCGGTCGCCGGCTACCTCGACGAGGGCTACGTCCGGATCAAGCTCAAGATCGAGCCCGGCTGGGACGTCGAGCCGGTCCGCGCGGTGCGGGAGCGCTTCGACGACGACGTGCTGCTCCAGGTCGACGCCAACACCGCCTACACCCTGGCCGACACCCAGCGGCTGGCCCAGCTCGACCCGTTCAACCTGCTGCTGATCGAGCAGCCGCTGGACGAGGAGGACGTGCTCGGACACGCCGAGCTGGCCCGGCACATCCGGACCCCGATCTGCCTGGACGAGTCCATCGTCTCCGCGCAGTCGGCCGCGGCGGCGATCAAGGTCGGCGCGTGCCGGATCGTCAACATCAAGCCGTCGCGGGTCGGCGGCTACCTGGAGGCTCGGCGTATCCACGACGTCTGCGAGGCGAACGGTGTTCCGGTGTGGTGCGGCGGCATGCTCGAGACCGGCATCGGGCGGGCGGCCAACGTGGCGCTGGCAGCGCTACCGGGCTTCACCCTGCCCGGCGACACCTCGGGCTCCAGCCGCTACTACCGCACCGACATCACCGAGCCGTTTGTGCTGGTCAACGGCCAGTTGCCGGTGCCGGCCGGGCCCGGCATCGGCGTGACGCCGATCCCGGAGCGGTTGGCCGAGGTCACGACGGCCCGTGAGTTCGTCCGAGCCGACGAATTTGCCGGGTGA
- a CDS encoding GNAT family N-acetyltransferase encodes MVAVTVIREVTEVADLVAVADLFASIWGRADRPVAPELLRAMAVTGNYVAAASEDGVLTGASFGFLGHDGLHSHITGVIGAGQGIGYALKQHQREWALRHGLKTISWTFDPLVRRNAHFNLAKLGARPVSYLPDFYGAMPDAINGADKSDRLMVHWDLVGGPQWTEPGPGVPALSIGDDGEPLEGKADGPVLLIATPPDIEALRRTDPALARSWRSASRQILGGLLDDGAEVVGFEQGAYVIVREQQ; translated from the coding sequence ATGGTCGCCGTGACGGTGATCCGTGAAGTGACCGAGGTGGCCGACCTGGTGGCGGTGGCCGACCTCTTCGCGTCGATCTGGGGACGAGCGGACCGGCCGGTCGCGCCGGAACTGCTGCGGGCCATGGCCGTGACCGGCAACTACGTGGCCGCCGCGAGCGAGGACGGCGTGCTCACAGGCGCGAGCTTCGGGTTTCTCGGGCACGACGGCCTGCACAGCCACATCACCGGCGTGATCGGGGCCGGCCAGGGCATCGGGTACGCGTTGAAGCAGCACCAGCGGGAGTGGGCGCTGCGCCACGGGCTGAAGACGATCTCCTGGACGTTCGACCCGCTGGTGCGCCGCAACGCGCACTTCAACCTGGCCAAGCTCGGCGCTCGGCCGGTGAGCTACCTGCCCGACTTCTACGGCGCGATGCCCGACGCCATCAACGGGGCCGACAAGTCGGACCGGTTGATGGTGCACTGGGATCTCGTGGGTGGTCCCCAGTGGACTGAACCTGGCCCGGGTGTGCCGGCACTGTCCATAGGGGACGATGGGGAACCTTTGGAGGGCAAGGCCGACGGGCCGGTTTTGCTCATCGCGACCCCGCCCGACATCGAGGCGCTGCGTCGGACGGACCCGGCACTGGCCCGGTCCTGGCGGTCCGCGTCCCGCCAGATTCTGGGCGGCCTGCTGGACGACGGCGCCGAGGTGGTCGGCTTTGAACAAGGCGCGTACGTGATCGTGAGGGAGCAACAGTGA
- a CDS encoding PucR family transcriptional regulator, with translation MPTSIARVLDDLGDVLLEPIAGVRRQQLGGVVIHDPQDSSDFPEQAIVLGVGVQDVAELLVAHGRRGVQALVIRGPVEATPAVRRAAEESGVALLGLADGASWAQLAALLRTLLAEGEIGAPEPAEDLFAVANAIAALLDAPVTIEDPASRVLAFSGRQDEADESRVETILGRQVPARFTLALKRNGVFDRLHREREPVYIDLAAQEAAAGLPRVAVAVRAGTEVLGSIWAAVREPLSEERTRALVDATKVVALHLLRLRAGADVERRLRTDLVSTALEGGAAAPEAVVRLGLLGRPAVVLAMGLVSGEDDDAGRTADGQRFADALAVHLAAVQPRSAVALLGEVAYAIVPVEENSRERSIRLAEGFLARMGERVAAVIGIGPPALDAFGLRRSRDGADRALRVLLTEGGCRRVATVDDVHIDALLLELNDLMAARGDTVAGPIARLQAYDARHNAELVRTLRCWLDAFGDVTAAAAAAYVHVNTFRYRLKRVTEVGEIDLDDSGQRFAAMLQLRLTHLGEGVE, from the coding sequence ATGCCGACCAGCATCGCGCGCGTGCTCGACGACCTGGGTGACGTGCTGCTGGAGCCGATCGCCGGGGTGCGGCGGCAGCAGCTCGGCGGCGTGGTCATCCACGACCCGCAGGACAGCTCGGACTTTCCCGAGCAGGCGATCGTGCTCGGCGTCGGTGTCCAGGACGTCGCCGAACTGCTGGTCGCGCACGGTCGCCGCGGTGTCCAGGCCCTGGTGATCAGGGGGCCGGTCGAGGCGACGCCGGCGGTCCGGCGGGCCGCCGAGGAGTCCGGGGTCGCGCTGCTGGGGCTGGCTGACGGCGCGTCCTGGGCGCAGCTCGCCGCGCTGCTCCGGACGCTGCTGGCCGAGGGCGAGATCGGCGCGCCGGAGCCGGCCGAGGACCTGTTCGCCGTGGCCAACGCGATCGCGGCGCTGCTGGACGCGCCGGTGACGATCGAGGACCCCGCCTCGCGCGTGCTGGCCTTCTCGGGCCGGCAGGACGAGGCCGACGAGTCCCGGGTGGAGACCATCCTCGGCCGTCAGGTGCCGGCTCGTTTCACTCTGGCGTTGAAGCGCAACGGCGTGTTCGACCGGCTGCACCGCGAGCGTGAGCCCGTCTACATCGATCTTGCTGCTCAGGAGGCCGCGGCGGGTCTGCCGCGGGTGGCCGTTGCCGTCCGGGCGGGCACCGAGGTCTTGGGCTCGATCTGGGCGGCCGTGCGTGAGCCGCTGAGCGAGGAGCGCACGCGGGCCCTGGTCGATGCGACGAAAGTCGTTGCGCTGCACCTGCTGCGGCTGCGCGCCGGGGCGGACGTCGAACGCCGGCTGCGCACCGATCTCGTCAGCACCGCGCTGGAGGGCGGGGCCGCCGCGCCGGAAGCGGTGGTACGACTGGGTTTGCTCGGCCGGCCCGCGGTGGTGCTGGCCATGGGACTCGTGTCCGGCGAGGACGACGATGCCGGCCGGACCGCGGACGGCCAGCGGTTCGCCGACGCACTGGCAGTGCACCTGGCGGCAGTCCAGCCAAGATCGGCGGTCGCGCTGCTGGGTGAGGTGGCGTACGCCATCGTGCCCGTAGAGGAGAACTCTCGGGAGCGATCGATCCGCCTCGCGGAGGGATTCCTGGCCCGCATGGGCGAACGGGTCGCCGCGGTGATCGGCATCGGGCCGCCGGCGCTGGATGCGTTCGGGCTCCGGCGTTCTCGCGACGGGGCCGATCGTGCGCTGCGGGTCCTGCTGACCGAGGGCGGCTGTCGTCGAGTGGCCACTGTGGACGATGTGCACATCGATGCGTTGTTGTTGGAGCTCAACGACCTCATGGCCGCGCGCGGCGACACCGTCGCCGGGCCGATCGCCCGATTGCAGGCCTACGACGCCCGTCACAATGCCGAACTGGTTCGGACGCTGCGCTGCTGGCTGGACGCGTTCGGCGACGTCACCGCCGCGGCCGCCGCGGCCTACGTGCACGTCAACACCTTCCGCTACCGGCTCAAGCGGGTCACCGAGGTCGGCGAGATCGACCTCGACGACAGCGGGCAGCGGTTCGCGGCCATGCTCCAGCTTCGTTTGACACACCTAGGGGAAGGCGTGGAATGA
- a CDS encoding serine hydrolase, with product MTRRSQIDDLYDVTIPAQSVLSPDGSRIVYVLRTTDREEDQLVRQLWEVDTSGGEPRRITQGPKDSSPAWSPDGTKIAFLRDDQVWLLETGEPRQLTTLPLGAGAPRWSPDGTKIAFTAVVGPAESTAPIVVNRLDYKFDGIGLFGEKRRHVHVLDVESGDVRQVTFGDWHASAPAWSPDGTQLAFAAARDDNLDLNFRSAAYVVKIGGEPRLVGTAEGSCSTVGWTADGTALLVVGRTNTEIGTARLLRVSLDGETVDLTEPLDRTVLTGEPGYPGGLPQSIGDTVYFTARDRGCTHLYALRDGEIRKILGSAGTVVFEMNAVGGKAAVVLTTPTSYGEVVVVDLESGDVDKLTAHGANDIEFFAHEHREFTISDGTVVHGMLLRDPSRKGPLPLLLDIHGGPHNAWTGAADYIRGYQQVLAARGWAVLLLNVRGSDGYGEEFVTAALGAWGTADGKDFLEPLDQLVSEGIADPDRLAVTGYSYGGYMTCYLTSRDNRFAVAVAGGVVADTISMAGTSDSGHWLTALERAGVESSPLTYVDNVRTPTLILHGTADERCPVGQAEQWFSALRTRGVPTQMVLYPGASHGSVFIGKPSHHIDYNRRVVDWLEQRAPIRADHWRRRLAELAVKHSIPGAALGILRGDEVVTVSAGVLSKATGVPVTDDSVFQIGSITKTWTATLAMQLVDEGRLDLDAPVVDVLPELRLSDSDVGKQVTLRHLLTHTSGIDGDVFTDTGRGDDCVAKYVDRLDEAAQVHPLGATLSYCNSGFVLAGRMIEELTGKTWDGALRERLIDRLGLKRTVTLPEEAILLSAAIGHEAPAGQEPQPVDTFLLPRSLGPAGLITASAADVLAFAKLHLTGGLAPNGEPLLSESSAAVMTERHAELPNKYVFGDSWGLGWMRFDWDGHLAVGHDGGTRGQSAYLRIVPELGLAVTLLTNGDNAMDLYQELFRELFAEIAGISLPPVVEPPAVPVDVDAGPYFGTYERAGSRIEIFAGDHGPRIRNTVTGTMAEIMPEPVTEHDLIPVTDTLFVARSDGRQWWTPIVFFSLPTGEPYMQISVRTYPKVD from the coding sequence ATGACGCGACGTTCGCAGATCGACGACCTGTACGACGTGACGATCCCGGCGCAGTCGGTGCTGTCGCCGGACGGCAGCAGGATCGTGTACGTGCTGCGCACCACCGACCGTGAGGAGGACCAGCTCGTCCGGCAGCTGTGGGAGGTCGACACCAGCGGCGGCGAGCCACGGCGGATCACCCAGGGCCCCAAGGACTCCTCGCCCGCGTGGTCGCCGGACGGCACGAAGATCGCCTTCCTGCGCGACGACCAGGTGTGGCTGCTGGAGACCGGCGAGCCCCGGCAGCTGACGACGTTGCCGCTGGGCGCGGGCGCACCGAGGTGGAGCCCGGACGGCACGAAGATCGCGTTCACCGCCGTCGTGGGCCCGGCGGAGTCGACCGCGCCGATCGTGGTGAACCGCCTGGACTACAAGTTCGACGGTATCGGCCTTTTCGGGGAGAAGCGCCGGCACGTGCACGTGCTGGACGTCGAATCCGGCGACGTCCGCCAGGTCACCTTCGGCGACTGGCATGCCAGTGCCCCGGCCTGGTCGCCCGACGGCACGCAGCTGGCCTTCGCTGCCGCCCGTGACGACAACTTGGACCTGAATTTCCGTTCCGCCGCCTACGTTGTCAAGATCGGCGGCGAACCCCGGCTGGTCGGCACGGCCGAGGGCTCCTGCTCGACCGTCGGCTGGACCGCCGACGGCACCGCGCTGCTGGTCGTCGGTCGGACGAACACCGAGATCGGCACTGCGCGGCTGCTCCGCGTTTCGCTGGACGGCGAGACCGTCGACCTCACGGAACCCTTGGACCGCACCGTGTTGACCGGTGAGCCCGGCTATCCGGGTGGGCTGCCGCAGTCCATCGGCGACACCGTGTACTTCACCGCCCGGGACCGCGGCTGCACCCATCTGTACGCCCTACGAGACGGCGAGATCCGAAAGATCCTGGGCAGCGCCGGAACCGTGGTGTTCGAGATGAACGCGGTCGGCGGCAAAGCCGCCGTCGTGCTGACCACGCCGACGTCGTACGGCGAGGTCGTGGTGGTCGACCTCGAGAGCGGCGACGTCGACAAGCTGACCGCCCACGGCGCCAACGACATCGAGTTCTTTGCCCACGAGCACCGGGAATTCACCATTTCCGACGGCACGGTCGTGCACGGTATGCTGCTGCGCGACCCGTCGCGGAAAGGCCCGCTGCCACTGTTGCTGGACATCCACGGCGGCCCACACAACGCCTGGACCGGCGCGGCCGACTACATCCGCGGATATCAGCAGGTGCTGGCCGCGCGCGGCTGGGCTGTGCTGCTGCTCAACGTGCGTGGCAGCGATGGCTACGGCGAGGAGTTCGTGACCGCGGCCCTCGGCGCCTGGGGAACGGCTGACGGCAAGGATTTCCTTGAGCCGCTGGACCAACTGGTCTCCGAAGGCATCGCCGACCCCGACCGGCTGGCCGTCACCGGCTACAGCTACGGCGGCTACATGACATGCTATCTGACCAGCCGTGACAACCGCTTCGCGGTGGCCGTCGCCGGCGGGGTCGTGGCCGACACGATCAGCATGGCCGGCACCTCCGATTCCGGGCACTGGCTGACCGCGCTCGAACGGGCCGGCGTGGAATCCTCGCCGCTGACCTACGTCGACAATGTCCGTACGCCCACGCTGATCCTGCACGGCACGGCCGACGAGCGCTGCCCGGTCGGACAGGCCGAGCAATGGTTCTCGGCGCTGCGGACCCGTGGCGTGCCAACACAAATGGTGCTCTATCCGGGCGCATCGCACGGATCCGTGTTCATCGGCAAGCCGTCCCACCACATCGACTACAACCGGCGGGTCGTCGACTGGCTGGAGCAGCGGGCCCCGATCCGCGCCGACCACTGGCGGCGGCGACTGGCCGAGCTGGCCGTCAAACACAGCATTCCCGGTGCGGCACTGGGCATTCTGCGCGGTGACGAGGTCGTGACGGTCAGCGCCGGCGTGTTGAGCAAGGCCACCGGCGTGCCGGTCACGGACGACTCGGTGTTCCAGATCGGCTCCATCACCAAAACCTGGACCGCCACGCTGGCCATGCAGCTCGTCGACGAGGGCCGGCTCGACCTGGACGCTCCGGTCGTCGACGTGCTGCCGGAGCTTCGACTGTCCGATTCGGACGTTGGCAAGCAGGTGACGCTGCGGCATCTGTTGACCCACACCAGCGGCATCGACGGCGACGTGTTCACCGACACCGGCCGTGGCGACGACTGCGTGGCGAAATACGTCGACCGGCTCGACGAAGCCGCGCAGGTGCACCCGCTCGGCGCGACTTTGTCGTACTGCAACTCGGGTTTCGTGCTCGCCGGCCGGATGATCGAGGAGCTCACCGGGAAGACCTGGGATGGCGCGCTCAGGGAACGACTGATCGACCGGCTCGGGTTGAAGCGCACCGTCACCCTGCCCGAGGAGGCGATCCTGCTCAGCGCGGCCATCGGGCACGAGGCCCCGGCCGGCCAGGAACCCCAGCCGGTGGACACTTTCCTGCTGCCGCGATCGCTCGGCCCGGCCGGCTTGATCACCGCCTCCGCGGCCGATGTGCTGGCCTTCGCCAAGCTGCACCTGACCGGCGGCCTCGCGCCGAACGGCGAGCCCCTGCTCAGCGAGTCCTCGGCTGCCGTCATGACCGAGCGGCACGCCGAGCTGCCCAACAAGTACGTTTTCGGCGACTCGTGGGGCCTGGGCTGGATGCGCTTCGACTGGGACGGCCACCTCGCCGTCGGGCACGACGGCGGCACCCGCGGACAGTCCGCCTACCTGCGGATCGTGCCCGAACTCGGCCTGGCCGTCACGCTGCTCACCAACGGCGACAACGCCATGGACCTCTACCAGGAGCTGTTCCGGGAGCTTTTCGCCGAAATCGCCGGCATTTCCCTGCCGCCGGTCGTCGAACCGCCGGCCGTGCCCGTCGATGTCGATGCCGGCCCGTACTTCGGGACGTACGAACGGGCCGGCAGCCGCATCGAGATCTTCGCCGGCGACCACGGCCCGCGGATCCGCAACACCGTCACCGGGACCATGGCTGAGATCATGCCCGAGCCGGTCACCGAGCACGACCTGATCCCGGTCACCGACACCCTGTTCGTCGCCCGTTCCGACGGCAGGCAGTGGTGGACGCCGATCGTGTTCTTCAGCCTGCCGACCGGTGAGCCGTACATGCAGATCAGCGTGCGGACCTATCCGAAGGTGGACTGA